The nucleotide window GAACACCCGGATCGGAGAGGGTTGGACGACGAACTCCAGTCCCGGGTCTTCGCTCAGAGCCGCCAGGTCGGTCGGGGTCAGGGGAATCCGCCGCTCCCAGCGGCTCTTGTCCTCGCGTCTGATTCCGATCTTCACCGTCATCTGCTCATCTCTCGCTCGAGAACTCCCTGGCTGCCCCTCTTCGCGGAGCCAGGCGACCACTCGGTGCGGGCTCCGGTCGATTTGAGTCTATCGCCCGCGGCATCCCGCGCGCACGGTTGTCTTGAGGGTTTCGCGTCCCCCGACTCCACTGCCCTGGCTTCTGCGGAGAGCAACTTCGGCAGGGGGCGCAGAGGACCCCGGAGGACTTGGTCGGCCAGGGCAGCGGGCTCGGTTTTGAGTTCTTCGGCTGGTAGCTTTGCAGGGTGAAGCTAACCCTCGTTGAATCGCCCTACGACAGCGGTTTTCGATCGCAACGCATGGGCGCGGGGCCGCGGCATCTGATCAACGCCGGTCTGGCCGAGGGGCTCGGCAACGCCGGTCACGACGTCGAGTTGATCCGGCTCGATCTCGGTCCGGGCCTGCACGGCGAGATCGGCGCGGCGGTCGAGTTAATGCGCCGCATAAGCCGCTCGGTCAGGGAGGCCGTGGCCACGAAGCGCTTCCCGATCGTGCTTTCGGGTAACTGCAACGCTGCGGTGGGCGCCGTGTGCGGCATCGGTTCCGCCGGCACCGGCGTGCTCTGGTACGACGCTCACGGCGATCTCCACACCTCGGACACCACCGAGTCGGGCTTCTTCGACGGCATGGGTTACGCCATGCTGCTGGGTCAGGCCTTCAGGGCACTCGCTGCCACGATTCCGGGGTTCGCCGCCGTGCCGGGTCACCTCGCCGGCATCGTCGGAGCTCGCGACCTCGATGCGCCGGAGAGCGAGCACATCGCGGCCTGGGGGATGGAGGCGTTCTCGGTGGAGAGGCTTCGCAGCGAACCTGGGCTCCAAGCCCTCGAGAACTTTGGCCGCCGCGCCCGACGGATCTACGTCCACGTCGACCTGGACGTTCTGGACCCATCGGTTCTACGGGCAAATGGCTTCGCGACCCCTCAGGGACTGACCCTGGCCGAGCTCGAGGCCACGATCAATGCAGTCGGCCGCGGAGCGCCGGTGGCCGGCATTGGCCTCGCCTCCTACGACCCTGCATTCGACGAGGAAAATGCCGGGCCGGCCGTCGCGGCCCATGTCCTCGCCGCGCTTCTCGATCCACAGGACCGATAGAGGCCGCCGGTGCCCTCCTTTCGCTCGCACGGAGAGGCTTCGCTCCAGGAGGCACGCGGCTGCCTCCAGCCGCGGATCGCCAAACCGCGGAGGTGACGCCCCACGGGGTGCCGCCCAGAGCTCGCGTCCAAGCGAATGTGAGACAATCCGTCCCCACGGGGAGAAGGAGGTTCAAATATGGCGCTGTCCATAGTCTCTTTGTCCGCACTTCTCTTGGTTTCTCTCGCAGGCTCTGCCCTGGCCGCCGCGCCTCCCGTGGCGGTGTCGCCGGGGCACGTCTCGAAGCTCGCCACGGTCGCCGACGCCTGCCCGACCTTCAGTTGGACGGAGGTTCAGGCCGCAGCCCGCTACGAGCTCGTGCTCTACGAGGTCGGTGAGGTCGAGGGTGAATCCACGGAAGTGCTGTGGCAGACGGTGCCCGGCGGAGCCACCAGCTGGACGCCTTCGCTCGGCCTTTGCCTGGAGCGCGGCGGCCGCTACGCCTGGAGCGCACGGGCTGTAGGCGCGAAGGCGGCTTCGGAGTGGTCGGCTCCGAGCCTGTTTCAGGTCGCTCCCGGGCCGAGTGAGGAGGAGCTCGAGGAGGCCCTGGACGTCGTCCGAAGCTACCTCGGCACCCGACCCGAGGCGGCGGCGCCTTCGGTCGACGGCCCGGCCGCCATGGCGGCGAGGCTCGAGGCGGCCGCGCCGAGATCCGCCGCGACCGCGGTGGGGGCACAGCTGCAAGTATCACGAGACAGCGGCCCTCTGACCCCCATGTTTCATGTCACAGGAAACGCCGGGATTACCGGGCTGTACGTGGACTCCTTTAACAGGGTCGGAATAAGAACAATCGACATGGACCGAGAGTTCAATCTCGACGGAACCATGGTGATTGACAGCTCCGTCGGATCCAACGGGATCCTTTGGAAGACAGCGAGTACTGCGCTCATCAACGGAATCATTGTCAGCTCCAGTGATCTGCAAATGGGAATTGGCCGAAACCAGCAGATCAGAATCGAGGATCTTTCACCAGCCAGCAGTATTCACATAAAGGCCAACGGGAACGTCGGCATCGGCCAGTCCGATCCCTCGACAGCACTGGACGTAGATGGCGATGTCAGCGTATCCGGCTACGCAGAGCTCGCTCTGACCTCCGGAGCCCCGCTCGCAGCCGATTGCGACGAGGGATCTGAACGCGGCAGGATGAAGGTCGACAACGCTGCCGGGCTTCTCTATATCTGCGCGGATTCAGGCTGGGTTTCGAAGTAACGCTGCCGGAAGTCCGGCTCATGCCAGGGCTGCGGTCTCGGGAACGGCCCGCGTAGCGCGCTAAACTAGCCAGCGGACGCGCCGCTAGCTCAATGGATAGAGCACCAGACTTCGGATCTGACGGTTGGGGGTTCGAGTCCCTCGCGGCGCGCCATTCGGTCCACTTCCGGTATCGCTTCCCGCGAGGGGCCACGGGCGGGCTCGGCTGTGGCCGACGCTGCTATTCTCGGCCCAGGTGGCAACCCGCCGATGCCGACGGATCTGGAAAGCAAGGAGCTCGCGCAACAGGCGCTGCGAGCCTTGGAGCGACTCGGCCTCGAGTTTCTGGACAACGAAGCGACGCTGCCCCCTCGAGACCTCCCGGCGGAAGAGATCTCGGCGCGGCTCGGCATCGCTCTGGGCCCTGAGGGACGTCCATTCGAGGAGGTGGTCGCCAAGCTGGGGCGGGTGCTGGACGCCACTCCGTCCTCCTCGAGCCCGCGGTTTCTCAATCAGCTCTTTGGCGGCCGGGAGCCGGCCGCCACTCTGGCCGAGATGCTGGTGCCCCTAGCCGACACCTCGATGTACACCTACAAGGTCGCCGGCGCCCAGGTCCTGGTCGAGCTGGAAGTGCTGGCTAGACTGCTCGCCGCGGTTCCCTTCCCCGAAGGCGAGGGCACCTTCTGCCCCGGAGGATCGCTGGCCAATCTGACGGCCATGCTGCTGGCACGTAACGAAGTCCTCGGAAGCGTGCGCGACAAGGGCTTCCAGGGCGAGCGCCTGTCCATGTACTCATCCAGCGATTCCCACTACTCGATTCGCAAGGCAGCCGGAATCCTCGGCCTCGGTCGCGACAGTGTTCGCGAGGTGACGACCGACGCCGACGGCAAGATGAGCACAGAGGAGCTTGCAGAGAGCATCGAGGCAGACCGGCAGGCCGGATGGCGCCCCTTCTTCATCAACGCTACCGCCGGAACCACGGTGCTCGGCGCCGTCGACCCGATCGCGGAGATTGCCGAGATCGCCCGCACAGAGGGTATCTGGCTCCACGTCGATGGCGCCCTCGGCGCCCCGGTTCTACTTTCCGGAACCTACCGCCATCTTCTCGCCGGAAGTGCCGAGGCCGACTCCCTGGCCTGGAACGCACACAAGATGATGGGAGTGCCGCTGGCGTGCTCGGTGCTGCTGCTGAGGCAGAAGGGGCTGCTGGCCCGACACCTCGGTGAGTCGGCCAACTACCTGTTCCAAGCCGACCAGGAGGAGCTCAACCCGGGCACTCGATCTCTCCAGTGCGGCCGGCGCAGCGATGCGCTCAAGCTATGGGCGGCCTGGCAGCATCATGGCGATCGCGGACTCGATCGAAAGATGACGCGCCTTCTCGACCTGGCCCGTTACGCCGCCCGGATCATCGAGGAAGATCCGCAACTCGAGCTTGCGCGGCACCCTGAGACCGTCAACGTCTGCTTCCGGGTTCCCGGTGTCTCGAGCGAAGAGCTCTGCGACCACCTGGACCGGCAGGGCATCCTCAAGATCGGGCATGGAACCGTCGCTGGCGAAAGCGCCGTCCGCCTGGTGTGCGTCAGTCCG belongs to bacterium and includes:
- a CDS encoding arginase family protein; translation: MKLTLVESPYDSGFRSQRMGAGPRHLINAGLAEGLGNAGHDVELIRLDLGPGLHGEIGAAVELMRRISRSVREAVATKRFPIVLSGNCNAAVGAVCGIGSAGTGVLWYDAHGDLHTSDTTESGFFDGMGYAMLLGQAFRALAATIPGFAAVPGHLAGIVGARDLDAPESEHIAAWGMEAFSVERLRSEPGLQALENFGRRARRIYVHVDLDVLDPSVLRANGFATPQGLTLAELEATINAVGRGAPVAGIGLASYDPAFDEENAGPAVAAHVLAALLDPQDR
- a CDS encoding aminotransferase class V-fold PLP-dependent enzyme, translated to MPTDLESKELAQQALRALERLGLEFLDNEATLPPRDLPAEEISARLGIALGPEGRPFEEVVAKLGRVLDATPSSSSPRFLNQLFGGREPAATLAEMLVPLADTSMYTYKVAGAQVLVELEVLARLLAAVPFPEGEGTFCPGGSLANLTAMLLARNEVLGSVRDKGFQGERLSMYSSSDSHYSIRKAAGILGLGRDSVREVTTDADGKMSTEELAESIEADRQAGWRPFFINATAGTTVLGAVDPIAEIAEIARTEGIWLHVDGALGAPVLLSGTYRHLLAGSAEADSLAWNAHKMMGVPLACSVLLLRQKGLLARHLGESANYLFQADQEELNPGTRSLQCGRRSDALKLWAAWQHHGDRGLDRKMTRLLDLARYAARIIEEDPQLELARHPETVNVCFRVPGVSSEELCDHLDRQGILKIGHGTVAGESAVRLVCVSPDLDEDRIVTVLGEIKAAARALTEERRRAEAGRVLEDAPA